The Eurosta solidaginis isolate ZX-2024a chromosome 4, ASM4086904v1, whole genome shotgun sequence genome includes a window with the following:
- the LOC137248225 gene encoding uncharacterized protein: protein MRQCPMYVFQLNSANCWKKHLNFMHRVEKPEHLQFKYNERGAKCKFCDIQAATPSFNKLLDHEIYHMPNSHYLKCKLCDWKTKIHSSMNFHLRVQHAETIDVTTKSLELNNVVNNLEQIQVYVYTTRFERKYLEGMVTPMWHLQAIYND, encoded by the exons atgagacaatgcccaatgtatgtatttcaattaaattcagcaaattgttggaaaaagcatctaaactttatgcatcgtgtagagaaaccagaacatttacaatttaaatataacgaacgtggtgcaaaatgtaaattttgtgatattcaagcagctacaccaagctttaacaaattattggaccatgagatttatcatatgcctaatagtcattatttaaaatgtaaattatgcgattggaagacgaaaatacattcaagtatgaattttcatttacgtgtacaacacgctgaaacaattgatgtaacaacgaaaagtttagaattgaat aatgtggtgaataatttagaacaaatacaagtttacgtgtacaccacaagatttgaacggaaatatcttgagggtatggttacacctatgtggcatctacaagctatttataatgactag